The following proteins come from a genomic window of Edaphobacter sp. 4G125:
- a CDS encoding c-type cytochrome, with the protein MSIQPCVRFVVSLFCLSALGCRVSSPGKLESALIQWTKHHVTVGGSRDINPVHVSNKTVEDGKQIFASYCVVCHGRDGQNTGVPFATNMAPQIPPLNSAVVQSYSDGQLKWIVENGLRPSGMPASKGILTDEDMWTIVVYLRHLPPAGSLGEPRAYSGEEYGK; encoded by the coding sequence ATGAGCATCCAGCCCTGTGTGCGTTTTGTCGTCAGTCTGTTTTGCCTCTCCGCACTGGGCTGTCGCGTGTCTTCGCCAGGGAAGCTAGAGAGTGCGTTGATTCAATGGACTAAGCACCACGTAACGGTAGGTGGGAGCCGAGACATCAATCCAGTGCATGTGTCGAACAAAACAGTCGAGGATGGCAAGCAAATATTCGCTTCGTATTGTGTCGTCTGCCACGGTCGCGACGGTCAGAATACGGGGGTGCCTTTCGCGACCAATATGGCACCGCAGATTCCACCTCTGAACTCGGCTGTTGTGCAGAGCTATAGCGACGGACAACTGAAGTGGATTGTGGAGAACGGGCTTCGCCCCTCTGGCATGCCAGCATCCAAAGGCATCTTGACCGATGAAGATATGTGGACCATCGTCGTGTATCTAAGGCATCTACCTCCGGCGGGAAGCCTGGGCGAGCCGCGCGCATATTCAGGAGAAGAGTATGGCAAGTAA